The following coding sequences lie in one Synechococcus sp. PCC 7336 genomic window:
- a CDS encoding acetyl-CoA carboxylase carboxyltransferase subunit alpha — protein MTKSSDRLLLSFEKPVADLEQRIEEIRALAEDNELEASEQIQQLEHRAAELRKEIFLRLSPAQRLQVARHPRRPSTLDYIQTICDDWFELHGDRHGCDDPALVVGLARLAERPVVVMGHQKGRDTKDNVLRNFGMPNPGGYRKALRLIQHADRFSLPILTLIDTPGAYPGIEAEQTGQGEAIAVNLRELFQVEVPVICTVIGEGGSGGALAIGVGNRILMFEHSVYSVISPEGCAAILWKDASKAGRAAQALKITARDLEGLGVIDEILPEPIGGAHRAPLEAAETLKQAWIRHLNELSALSGRQLREQRYHKFRQMGVFVEPPLASGNR, from the coding sequence ATGACGAAGTCATCCGATCGCCTGTTGTTGAGCTTCGAAAAACCCGTTGCCGATCTAGAACAGCGAATTGAAGAGATCCGCGCGCTGGCAGAGGATAACGAACTGGAAGCCTCCGAGCAAATTCAGCAGCTCGAACATCGGGCCGCCGAATTGCGCAAGGAAATCTTTCTGCGCCTGTCTCCCGCTCAGCGGCTGCAGGTGGCTCGCCATCCCCGTCGCCCCAGTACCCTCGACTACATTCAGACCATCTGCGACGATTGGTTCGAGCTGCACGGCGATCGCCACGGTTGTGACGACCCTGCTTTGGTCGTGGGCCTAGCCCGCTTGGCCGAGCGCCCGGTGGTGGTGATGGGACATCAAAAAGGTCGCGATACCAAAGACAACGTGCTGCGCAATTTTGGCATGCCCAACCCCGGCGGCTATCGCAAAGCCCTGCGTTTAATTCAACATGCCGATCGCTTTTCTCTGCCCATCTTGACCCTGATCGATACGCCTGGGGCTTATCCGGGCATTGAGGCGGAACAGACGGGTCAAGGGGAGGCGATCGCCGTTAACCTACGGGAGCTATTTCAGGTGGAAGTGCCGGTGATTTGTACCGTCATTGGCGAAGGGGGGTCGGGGGGAGCACTGGCCATTGGCGTTGGCAATCGCATCTTGATGTTCGAACATTCTGTCTATTCGGTGATTTCGCCCGAAGGATGCGCCGCTATTTTATGGAAGGACGCCAGTAAGGCGGGCCGTGCCGCCCAGGCCCTCAAAATTACCGCCCGAGATCTCGAGGGTTTGGGGGTGATTGACGAAATTTTGCCAGAACCCATTGGCGGTGCCCACCGTGCCCCACTAGAAGCTGCCGAAACCCTCAAACAAGCCTGGATTCGCCATCTCAATGAATTATCTGCTCTCAGCGGCAGACAGTTGCGCGAGCAGCGATACCACAAGTTCCGTCAAATGGGCGTGTTTGTCGAACCCCCCCTTGCTTCGGGCAATCGATAG